CCGATACCGGCGTAAAAGGCAATCCGGTCGGAGAGATGTTGTTTTTCGTCAGTCAGGGCCGGGCGCCGGTAAAAATTCCTCAGGATATCATTTTGCCGGAAGCAATCCGGTTCTCTTTTTTCGCCTACGAGGATCGTGGCGGATCTTTCCCGGGCCCGGACATCGGCACCCTGTACGGTATGCGGGGGGCGGAATGGATAGTGACGGATGTCGGCTCGGTGCTGCGAGCGTCTTTGAATCAGCGCCTGCTTCAGATCATGGCCAAGGAAACCGCCCGGGTTATCGCCAAGCAGGCCATCGCCAACAGCATCGGTGACTCTGATGTGGAAGCCATCGTGCGCATCGCTTTTCTGCTCATGGAGGCGCCCGACACCCGCTGCTGGGAAACCCTGCCCGGGTCCCTGATCATGGTCCGGGTGCCGCTTTATCCCGGCGACAGCCCCGTTCAGTTTTCAGGCACGGGGATCCACCCCCCCCCTCCGCCCGATGCCGCGGCCCCTTCGAACCATCACCCGTTTTACCGGTATTATTCCATCAGAAATTGAGACCGGCCTGATCGATTCCGAAAAACCCGGCGGCGTTGCGCGAGGATATATTTCCCATTGTATCCGGCGAAAGGCCCGCCGCCTGTAACGCTTTCAGTTCCCGGTCCCAGGCGTAGGGGATATTCGGAAAATCGGATCCGTACATGATCCGGTCCGGCCGGTAGCGGTCGAGCCGGACCTGTTTGTCCATGGGGAAATAATCGGCCAGGACCATGGTCGTGTCCAGCCACAGGTTGTCATACTTCTCGATCAGTTCCGCGTAGGCCGCTGTTTCATCAAACCCCAGGTGCGGCACGCAGATTTTCAGGTCCGGGAAATCCTTCAGGACCAGTTCGATTCTTTCAACGGCGCAGACCTGATAGGGGTCGCAGGGGTAGGCATCGCTCTTGGGCTCCCGGCCGGCATGCATGACAATCGGTTTTTTGTTGCGCCGGCAGCAGTCGTACAGACGGTTCATGGCGTTGCCGTTTATGTCGAAACACTGGACGTGGGCGTGCAGCTTCAATCCGTCCAGGCCGGCGTCAAAGGCTTCCTGCAGGATTTCCTCGTCATGATCCTCCCCGGGGAACACGGTGGCCATGCCGGTCACGCGGCCTTCGAACCTCCGGCAGGTTTCCGCCATGTATTGATTCAGCTGACCGGCGATTCCGGGCTTGTGGGCGTATTGGAGGGCGATGATGTGGCGGACGCCCCGGGACAGGAGAAAATCGATTGCCAGGGGTGATGTCATCTGGTACCGGATATGCCAAGCATGGGCGTCAAACCATTTCCGGATGGCCGCAAAAACAGTATCCGGAAAAATGTGGACGTGGGCGTCAATGACCGGCGGCAGACCGGCCGGGACCATGGCGCCTTCCGGGTCATCGATATATGTCATGCACGGTTTTAGCATGGCGGCCTAGCGGGGAAAGACCGCTACTTCACCATCATGACCGGGCAGGGGGCCAGGATGCCGACCTTGTAGCTGATGGTCGCCCATCCTTCGACGGCATCAACATTCGTGAGTTTGTGGGAGCTTAAAATGATCAGGTCCACATCATGGGTAATGGAAAATTCAATAATTTCCTTTACCCGGCTGCCGATAATGATTTCCGTCTCTATCCTGGCTTCGCTGGACTTATGTGGCCGCGTCATTTTCTCCATCTTCAGGCGGGCGTTTGACGCCAGTTTGTCATAGAAAGACTGAAATTCATCGCCGTCGGAATCTTCGATCTTTTCGATAACATGAATGAGGGTGATCCTTCCGTTGGCGGCGGTTGCCATATCTATGGCGATTTCCAGCGCCCGGTTGCTTTTCATGGAAAGATCGGTCGGGACAAGAATATGCTTAAACATGCCGGTTACCTCCACACGGTCATAAGGCCGGCTCTTCTCGCGACCGGCCGGAGACGATTAATAACAGGAATTATAAACGTTTATCTATACCTGTTACGGCCCGGGTGTCAATATTTTTCCGGTTTTAAGAGGGGTGTCGGATATCACGTTTGAGCCCCGCCATGGTTCCAGGGCAGGAATATCAGGCATTGGCGACAGACGAGGCGTCCCGGCCGGAACTGGCGGACCGGTATACCAGGACCATCAGGCAAAGGGTCACGGCCAGGGGGAGCAGGGTGATCAGGCCCGGCCAGAAGGAAACAACTGTCGGCCCGGAGAAGTTCGGGCTGATATTGAACCTGGAGAGAAAGTTTATAAGGGTGAAGTCGGGAATCAGCAGGAGGGCCGTCAGCAATCCCCACAGGGCGGTCGGGAAAGATGGGCAGCCGGATTGTTGAAGCCGCCGCAAGGCCACGGCCAGCGGAAGCAGCAGTAATACCAGTGTGTGAATCCAGGCCAGGGGCGTGACCATGGCGCTGACACAGAACAGCACGGCATATGATACGTCCCGGTCGGAAGAACGCGAGGCCATGGCCAGTCCCGTCGCAAGGACGGCCAGCAGAATAAAGATAGAGGCATAGGGCGCCATGGCATCGCAGGCGACAAGCGGGAGAATGCCGATGCTCTGCTCAAAGGGGCGGCACATGCCTGAAAAGAGCCGCCACCCCAGGGTCCACAGGGAAAAATTCCATTCCATGCAGCGGTAAACCGAAGCCATAAATACCGCCACAAACCGGTAATAGTGTGAGACGGGCCCCCCCCCTATAACCAGGGCGGCCATGATGTTGGCCAGTACCGGGATCACGACAGCAATCCCCGCGGCCCGCCATTTTTTTCGAATTAAAAAAAACAGGAGGATCGGCCAGCCCATGAATTTGACGGACAGGGCCATTCCGAGAAAAAGACCGGCTGGAATCTGCCGCTTTACACGCCATGTCAGGAGAAGCAGCATCAGGAGCAGCGAGGAGAGCTGGCCGTATAGAAGTCCCTGCCAGAAAGGGGCAAGGACCAGCAGCATCAATGATGGAAACACGATATGGCGGAGGCCGGGACGCCTGTCCTGCCACCATTGGGCGACCAGATAAACGGATGTGAATATACAGGCCAGTTCCATTAAAAACCAGAGCACGACTGCTTTGGAATAAGCGACCAGTCCGAAGGGCAGCGCCAGCAGAATGGCCGGTGGCGGATGGGGAGAGGGGAGGACCAGGCCGGTCCGTTCCGGCGTCGGTGAGAAAAAGTATCCGGCCAGTTCCGCCAGGGGAGCATACGGATTCATCCCTTCTGTTACCGCCCGGGCCATCAGCCATTCCTGCATAAAATCTTTTAAATAAATATGCGGCGGGAAGAAATAGCGGTCCAGCAGAAGGGCGGGCTTGATGAACAGCGCCAGCCAGCCGATGGTCAGCAGCAGGTAGAGCCATTTTTTAATAGTTTTATTTTTTTCCATGGTTAAGACCGCTGGATATTGCCCCGGGCGGAAGAGAACCAGATGCCGATCAGGCAGAGAGAGCAGAAGGTGGCGAACCCCAGGTGGAGGGATAACATGAAACAGTGGTGATTGGCCGGTGTGATCT
The DNA window shown above is from Thermodesulfobacteriota bacterium and carries:
- a CDS encoding universal stress protein codes for the protein MFKHILVPTDLSMKSNRALEIAIDMATAANGRITLIHVIEKIEDSDGDEFQSFYDKLASNARLKMEKMTRPHKSSEARIETEIIIGSRVKEIIEFSITHDVDLIILSSHKLTNVDAVEGWATISYKVGILAPCPVMMVK
- a CDS encoding amidohydrolase family protein, translating into MTYIDDPEGAMVPAGLPPVIDAHVHIFPDTVFAAIRKWFDAHAWHIRYQMTSPLAIDFLLSRGVRHIIALQYAHKPGIAGQLNQYMAETCRRFEGRVTGMATVFPGEDHDEEILQEAFDAGLDGLKLHAHVQCFDINGNAMNRLYDCCRRNKKPIVMHAGREPKSDAYPCDPYQVCAVERIELVLKDFPDLKICVPHLGFDETAAYAELIEKYDNLWLDTTMVLADYFPMDKQVRLDRYRPDRIMYGSDFPNIPYAWDRELKALQAAGLSPDTMGNISSRNAAGFFGIDQAGLNF
- a CDS encoding glycosyltransferase family 87 protein: MEKNKTIKKWLYLLLTIGWLALFIKPALLLDRYFFPPHIYLKDFMQEWLMARAVTEGMNPYAPLAELAGYFFSPTPERTGLVLPSPHPPPAILLALPFGLVAYSKAVVLWFLMELACIFTSVYLVAQWWQDRRPGLRHIVFPSLMLLVLAPFWQGLLYGQLSSLLLMLLLLTWRVKRQIPAGLFLGMALSVKFMGWPILLFFLIRKKWRAAGIAVVIPVLANIMAALVIGGGPVSHYYRFVAVFMASVYRCMEWNFSLWTLGWRLFSGMCRPFEQSIGILPLVACDAMAPYASIFILLAVLATGLAMASRSSDRDVSYAVLFCVSAMVTPLAWIHTLVLLLLPLAVALRRLQQSGCPSFPTALWGLLTALLLIPDFTLINFLSRFNISPNFSGPTVVSFWPGLITLLPLAVTLCLMVLVYRSASSGRDASSVANA